The genomic segment ATTCAAGACCAAGCGTGCTGCATCTTGTGCGTTCGCCTTGTTTTTTGAGGCGCGCCACTGCATTGGCCTGGGGTCGGGGAGGGGGCCCGGGGCGGGCGCAAGGCGAGGCGAGGCAGAGCGTTGCGGACTCCCGGGCTGCGTGGCGCCGGGCGGCGCGGTGGATGGCCGTGGCGCATATGTTCTTGTATGTCTTTTGCTGCACAGAGTATGTTCATAGTTTTCAAATTTGAATTTTTTTGCGTTTCATATTTTGATTTACGCATGAAATAGAGTTCTGTTGTGTCCATTTGTGGCGATTTTCATGTCTTGGTGTTGATTTGACTTGACCGCGATATGCCTGTATACAATGACGAGGTTTGCGTCGAGTGTTCAGGATTGAGAGGTGGATTCCGCGTTTCTGTTCGTCCTCAAATTCCTGTCTCCCTGCTCGATTCTGGTGCATGAGAGGCGTTGCGGCACGGGCCGCCACGCCGCGCACCGTCCCCCTTCGCGCCCCTTTCGGACACCCGGCCTGCCCCCGGGCCCGCGCCGCCCTGGCCGGGCCGGGTCGCTGCGGGTCTCCCGGCGCGTTTCCTCAACCAAGGAGCAGCCCATGCTGACCATCGTCAAACGATCCTGCGTCCTGCCGCTGCTGGCTGTGGGCCTTGCGGCCCTGCTGCTGGCCGGGTGCGGCAAGGAACCCGAAAACGCCCTGGAGCGCGTGCGCGCCACCGGGGAGATCAGCTTCGCCATGAGTGGCGGCTATCCTCCCTTCAACTTCTACAACGAAAACAACGAGCTGGTCGGATTCGACGTGGACGTGGCCCGCGAGGTTGCCAAGCGGCTGGGCGTGGCCCTCAAGCCTGTGACCACCGAATGGAGCGGCATCATCGAAGGCCTGCGCGCCGGGGCCTACGACGGCATCCTGGGCAGCATGGCCATCACCGACGAGCGGCTCAAGGTCGTGGATTTCTCGGTGCCGTACTACTACTCCGGGGCCCAGCTCCTGGTGCGCGAGGACGTGTCCTTCGCAGACCCCGCCGAGCTGGCGGGCCGCACGGTGGGCCTGGTCACCGGCACGACCTTCGAGGGCGATGCCAAGGCCCTGGGCGCGGGGGAAATCCGGCTCTACAAGGACGACACCCAGACCCTGACGGAACTGAACAGCGGCGTGGTGGACGCCGTGATCACCGACCGCGTGGTGGGCATCGGGGCCATGAACAGCGGCAAGTTCGCCATCCGCCTGCTGGGCGGCCCCTTGCGCAGCGAGGACATCGGCGTGGCTTTCCGCAAGGACGACGGCGCCCTGCGCGACGCGGTGAGCGCCGCCCTGGCGGCCATGCACCAGGACGGCACGCTCACGGCCTTCTCCAGGCAGTGGCTCGGGGTGGACGTTTCCGTCCGCTAGCATCTCCACCGGGGCGGCACGCGCCGCCCCGCTTCCCGAGGCACAGCCATGCACTACGACGTTTCGGCGCTGACGCACTACTTCCCCTTTTTCCTTCCCGCCGCGTGGATGACCCTGCAGGTCACCGTGCTGGGCATCGCCCTGGGCCTGGGCCTGGGGCTGGGCACGGCCTTCCTCAGCCTGTCGCCGCGCCTGGCCCTGAACGGCCCGGCCCGGCTGTATATCTACGTCATTCGCGGCACGCCGCTGCTGCTCCAGCTGCTGTTCATCTACTACGGCCTGCGCGGGGTGCTGGGGCTGGCGGCGATTCCTTCGGCGGTGCTGGCCCTGGGCGTGCACAACGGGGCCTACATCGCGGTGATCTTCGCCGGGGCCATCCGCTCCATCTCCGGCGGGCAGATGGAGGCCGCGCGCTCCCTGGGCATGACCCACGCCCGGGCCATGCGCCGCATCATCCTGCCCCAGGCCCTCAAGCGCGCGGTGCCGCCCCTGGGCAACCAGTTCATTATCGCCCTCAAGGATTCGTCCCTGGCCAGCACCATCACCATCAACGAGCTGCTGCTCAAGTCCCAGCAACTGGCGTCGAGCAACTTCATGATGATGGAGATGCTGACCATCGCCGCGCTGTTCTACCTGCTCTACACGGGGCTGTTCACGGTGCTTTTCCGCAGGGTGGAGCGGCGCCTGGAGGCCGGGGGCTACGCCTAGGAGGGCGCCATGATCGATATTCGCGGCCTGCACAAGTATTTTGGCGACAACCACGTCCTGCGCGGGGTGGATATGCGGGTGGACCAGTCCGAGGTGGTGGTGGTCATCGGCGCCAGCGGCTCGGGCAAGAGCACGCTCTTGCGCTGCGTGAACAAGCTGGAGGACTTCCAGCAGGGCGCAGTGCACATCCACGGCAAGCCGTTGCCCGACAACGAACGCGCCCTGAACCGCATGCGCACCCGGGTGGGCATGGTCTTCCAGCATTTCAACCTGTTCCCGCACATGACGGTGCTGGGCAACGTCATGGAGGGGCCGGTGCAGGTCAAGGGCGTGCCCCGGGCCCAGGCCCGCGAAACCGGGCTGGCCTACCTGGACAAGGTCGGCCTGGCCGACAAGGTGGACGCCTATCCCGGCCAGCTCTCGGGCGGGCAGAAGCAGCGCGTGGCCATCGCCCGGGCCTTGGCCATGGAGCCCGACGCCATGCTCTTCGACGAGCCCACCAGCGCCCTGGACCCCGAGCTGGTGGGCGAGGTGCTGGGCGTCATGCGCCAACTGGCCACCGAAGGCATGACCATGATGGTCGTGACCCACGAGATGGGCTTCGCCCGCGAGGTGGCCGACCGTGTGTACTTCATGGACCAGGGCGTGGTGGTGGAGCAGGGCCCGCCCGAACGAATTTTCGAGAACCCCGAGCAGCCCAGGACCCGCGAGTTCCTCGCCCAGATTCTGTAGGCCGCCGCAACCCCAACCCCAGGAGGACCATGCAGGTTTTCAACGCACACCAACGCGAGGTCGCCCGTCGCATCAGCGCCGGGGCCGACCAGGGCAACTGGACCGACTGGCGCTGGCATATCAGGCATTCGGTGCGCGACGTGGACACCTTCGAGCGCCTGGCGGGCATCCGCCTGGACGCCGCGCACAAGGCCCGCGTGGCCGCCACCGTCGAACGCTTCCCCATGGCCGTCACGCCGTACTACCTCTCGCTCATCGACGGGGCGGACTACGCCGGGGACCCCGTGTTCCGCCAGGCCTTCCCCTCGCCGCGCGAGCTGGACATCGGCCCCCACGACATGGCCGACCCGCTGCACGAGGACCGCGACAGCCCCGCCCCGGGCATCACCCACCGCTACCCCGACCGGGTGCTCTTCCACGTCAGCAACCTGTGCTCCATGTACTGCCGCCACTGCACGCGCAAACGCAAGGTGGGCGACGCCGAGGGCGTGCCCTCGCGCCGCGACCTCGAAGCCGGGCTGGCCTACATCCGCAACACCCCGGCGGTGCGCGACGTGCTGCTGTCCGGCGGCGATCCGCTGATGCTCTCCGACGAGCGGCTGGACTGGATTCTGGGCGAGCTGGGGCGCATCGGCCACGTCGAGGTGGTGCGCATCGGCACGCGCATGCCCGTGGTGCTGCCCTGCCGCGTCACCGACGACCTGACGGCCATGCTGCGCACCCACCACCCCCTGTGGCTGAACACGCACTTCAACCACCCGCGCGAGCTGACGCGCTCGTCGCGCCAGGCCCTGGCGCGGCTGGCCGACGCGGGCATCCCCCTGGGCAACCAGAGCGTTTTGCTGGCCGGGGTCAACGACTGCCCGCGCATCATGCGCGAGCTGGTGCGCAAGCTGGTGCGCGCGCGGGTCCGGCCCTATTACCTCTACCAGTGCGACCTCTCCGAGGGGCTGACGCATTTCCGGACCCCCGTGGGCAAGGGCATGGAGATCATGGAGAGCCTGCGCGGGCACACCAGCGGCCTTGCCGTGCCCACCTACGTCATCGACGCCCCGGGCGGAGGAGGCAAGATTCCGGTCATGCCCAACTACATCCTGTCCTGGGGCGTGAACAAGATCGTGCTGCGCAACTACGAGGGCGTGATCACCACCTACGACGAGCCGGACGCCTACCAGGCCACGGAATGCGACCGCCGCTGCGACGCCTGCAACCTGAGCCTGAAGACCGACGACGCCGAGGAATGGACCGCCGTGGGCATCGAGAAGCTGATTACCGACTGGGACGACACGCGCAGCCTGACCCCCCGGGGCAACGAGCGCCTGGAGCGGAGGCGCCATGACCACTAGCGCCGACCGCATCACCGCCCTGGGCGGCTCCACGGTGCAGCATGGGCCGCTGTCCAACCGCGTGTACCTGATGCACCTGGACCCCGACGACTGCCCGCAGATCGTGGACGTGCTCGACGACTTGGCCCGGCGCCGGGGCTACACCAAGGTCTTCGCCAAGGTGCCCGCGCGCGAGAAGCGCTATTTCCTGCGCCGGGGCTACCGCCAGGAGGCCGTCGTGCCCGGGTTTTTCGCCGGGCGCGAGGACGGGGCGTTCCTGGGCAAGTATCTCTGCCCCCGGCGGCGCGAGCCCGCCGACCCGGCGGAGCTGGCCAGCGTGGTGCGCGCCGCGCGGGCCAAGGCCGCCGCGCCGCGCCGCGCACCCGCGCTGCCCCCGGGGCTGACCCTGGCCTGCCCCGGCCCGGAGCACGTCGAGGCCATGGCCGCGCTGTACGCCCGGGTCTTTGCCAGCTATCCGTTTCCCATCCACGATCCGGCCTACCTGCGCCGGGCCATGGAGCTGGGCGTCGTCTTCATGGGCGCCTGGCGCGGGGCGGAGCTGGTGGGCCTGGCCTCCGCCGAGCCGGACTACGCGGCGCGCAATGTCGAGATGACCGACTTCGCCGTGCTGCCCCGGCAGCGGGGGCTGGCCCTGGCCCGCCACCTGCTGCGCGCCCTGGAGGCCGAAATGGCCCGGCGCGGGGTGGACCTGTTCTACACCATCGCCCGGGGCGCGTCCTACGGCATGAACGTGACCTTCGCCCGCCAGGGCTACCAGTTCGCCGGGACGCTGGTGAACAACACGCATATCGCCGGCGGCATCGAGAGCATGAACGTCTGGTACCGGCGCCGGGCCTGAGGGCGCGGCCTCCGGCAGAACCAAGCGCGCGGGCGCGGCGGGGTGGCCCGCCGCGCCCGCGCGGTGCGAGGAACTCCATGGCCCATTCGCGTTTCGACTACACCTACTCCGTGCCCTGGAACCTGGCGCTGATCCTGGCCGGGTCGGTGCTGTTTGCCCTGGGGGCCAAGGCCATCGTGGCGCCCCACGGGTTCATCGCCGGGGGCGTGTTCGGCGTGGCGCTGCTGGTGCACTACGCCACCGGGCTGGCCAGCCCGGGGGTGCTGTACCTGCTGCTCAACATCCCGCTGTTCGCCCTGGCCTGGGTCTTCGTCAGCCGCCGCTTCCTGTACTACAGCCTGTGGGCGATGGTCGTGGCCTCGGCGGCCTTCGAGCTGATCCAGGCCGATTTCGGCATCCGCGATCCGCTGCACGCGGCCATCGCGGCGGGGGTGGTCTGCGGGGCGGGGGCGGGCATGGTGCTGCGGTCGCTGGGGTCCAACGGCGGCCTGGACGTCGTGGCCGTGCTGCTTTTCCAGCGCTACAACATCGGCATCGGCAAGTTCTACTTCGTCTTCAACCTGGGGCTGTTTTCCCTGAGCTTCACCACCCTGGACGTGGACCTGGTCATCGCCTCGCTGATCATGGTCTTCATCACCTCGGTGGTGGTGGACTACTGCCTGGCCATGTTCTCCCAGCGCAAGGTGGTCTACGTCATCTCCGACGCCAGCGGGCGGATCTGCGAGCGCATCCGCGCCGAGATGGGCCTGGGGGGCACGTTCATCCAGGGCCGGGGCGCCTACACTGGCAGGCCCAAGGACATCCTGATGACCGTGGTCAACAACGTGCAGCTCAAGCGCCTGGAGGAGGTCGTCTTCACCACCGACGAGCACGCCCTGTTCATCGCCGAGAACACGTTCAACGTCCTGGGCTCGTCGTTCTCGCGGCGCAAGATCTACTGACCGGGCGCCGGGCGCGGGCCGGAGTCGCGGCCCCGGCCCGGCTCAGGCCGCGGCGTCGGGGTGGATGATCACGCGGTTGCGCCCGGTCTGTTTGGCCTCGTAGAGCGCCGTGTCCGCAGCGGCCACCAGGGTCGAGGGCTGGGCGCCGCGCTCGGGGATTATGCTGGCCACGCCCATGCTCACGGTCACGCAGTGGGTGACGAAGGAGCAGGCGTGGTCCATGTCCAGGGCCTGGACCCCGGCGCGCATCTGCTCGGCCAGGGCTGCGGCGTCCTTGGCCGTGGTGCCGGGCAGGATGGCCGCGAACTCCTCGCCGCCGTAGCGGGCCATGGTGTCCGACGGGCGCTTGAGCACGCTGCTCATGACCTCCGCCGCGTGGCGCAGGCAGTCGTCGCCGGCCAGGTGGCCGTAGTGGTCGTTGTAGTTCTTGAAGCAGTCCAGGTCCACGAAGATCAGTGCGATGGGCGTCTTGTTGCGCTGGGCGCGGCGCCACTCCATGTCCAGCACCTCGTCGAAGCGGCGGCGGTTGTAGATGCCGGTCAGGCCGTCGATGGCCGACAGGCGTTCCAGCAGCGCGTTGGAACGCTCGAGCTGGCGGCGCAGTTCCTCCAGCTCGTGGACCTTGGCGTCCAGTTCGCGGGTCTTGTCCTCCAGGGTCCGGCGCTGGCGGTACAGGCGCAGGAACACGTCCACCTTGCTGCGCAGGATGTCGGGGTCCAGGGGCTTGAACATGTAGTCCACGGCGCCCGCGTCGTAGCCCCGGAAGATGTGCTTCTGCTCCTTGCTGATGGCCGTGGCGAAGATGATGGGCACGCTGCGCGTGTTCTTGTGCCCGCGCATGAGCTCCGCCGTCTCGAAGCCGTCCATCTCGGGCATCTGCACGTCGAGCAGTACCAGGGCGAAATCCTCGCCGAGCATGAGCCCCAGGGCCTGCTGGCCCGAGTGGGCCTTGACCACCTCCACCTCTGGGCCGTCGAGCAGGGCCTCGATGGCCAGGAGGTTTTCGGGCCGGTCGTCCACCGCCAGG from the Desulfocurvus vexinensis DSM 17965 genome contains:
- a CDS encoding YitT family protein translates to MAHSRFDYTYSVPWNLALILAGSVLFALGAKAIVAPHGFIAGGVFGVALLVHYATGLASPGVLYLLLNIPLFALAWVFVSRRFLYYSLWAMVVASAAFELIQADFGIRDPLHAAIAAGVVCGAGAGMVLRSLGSNGGLDVVAVLLFQRYNIGIGKFYFVFNLGLFSLSFTTLDVDLVIASLIMVFITSVVVDYCLAMFSQRKVVYVISDASGRICERIRAEMGLGGTFIQGRGAYTGRPKDILMTVVNNVQLKRLEEVVFTTDEHALFIAENTFNVLGSSFSRRKIY
- a CDS encoding amino acid ABC transporter permease — its product is MHYDVSALTHYFPFFLPAAWMTLQVTVLGIALGLGLGLGTAFLSLSPRLALNGPARLYIYVIRGTPLLLQLLFIYYGLRGVLGLAAIPSAVLALGVHNGAYIAVIFAGAIRSISGGQMEAARSLGMTHARAMRRIILPQALKRAVPPLGNQFIIALKDSSLASTITINELLLKSQQLASSNFMMMEMLTIAALFYLLYTGLFTVLFRRVERRLEAGGYA
- the ablB gene encoding putative beta-lysine N-acetyltransferase, with amino-acid sequence MTTSADRITALGGSTVQHGPLSNRVYLMHLDPDDCPQIVDVLDDLARRRGYTKVFAKVPAREKRYFLRRGYRQEAVVPGFFAGREDGAFLGKYLCPRRREPADPAELASVVRAARAKAAAPRRAPALPPGLTLACPGPEHVEAMAALYARVFASYPFPIHDPAYLRRAMELGVVFMGAWRGAELVGLASAEPDYAARNVEMTDFAVLPRQRGLALARHLLRALEAEMARRGVDLFYTIARGASYGMNVTFARQGYQFAGTLVNNTHIAGGIESMNVWYRRRA
- a CDS encoding ABC transporter substrate-binding protein; its protein translation is MLTIVKRSCVLPLLAVGLAALLLAGCGKEPENALERVRATGEISFAMSGGYPPFNFYNENNELVGFDVDVAREVAKRLGVALKPVTTEWSGIIEGLRAGAYDGILGSMAITDERLKVVDFSVPYYYSGAQLLVREDVSFADPAELAGRTVGLVTGTTFEGDAKALGAGEIRLYKDDTQTLTELNSGVVDAVITDRVVGIGAMNSGKFAIRLLGGPLRSEDIGVAFRKDDGALRDAVSAALAAMHQDGTLTAFSRQWLGVDVSVR
- the ablA gene encoding lysine 2,3-aminomutase, yielding MQVFNAHQREVARRISAGADQGNWTDWRWHIRHSVRDVDTFERLAGIRLDAAHKARVAATVERFPMAVTPYYLSLIDGADYAGDPVFRQAFPSPRELDIGPHDMADPLHEDRDSPAPGITHRYPDRVLFHVSNLCSMYCRHCTRKRKVGDAEGVPSRRDLEAGLAYIRNTPAVRDVLLSGGDPLMLSDERLDWILGELGRIGHVEVVRIGTRMPVVLPCRVTDDLTAMLRTHHPLWLNTHFNHPRELTRSSRQALARLADAGIPLGNQSVLLAGVNDCPRIMRELVRKLVRARVRPYYLYQCDLSEGLTHFRTPVGKGMEIMESLRGHTSGLAVPTYVIDAPGGGGKIPVMPNYILSWGVNKIVLRNYEGVITTYDEPDAYQATECDRRCDACNLSLKTDDAEEWTAVGIEKLITDWDDTRSLTPRGNERLERRRHDH
- a CDS encoding GGDEF domain-containing response regulator, with protein sequence MTERIKILAVDDRPENLLAIEALLDGPEVEVVKAHSGQQALGLMLGEDFALVLLDVQMPEMDGFETAELMRGHKNTRSVPIIFATAISKEQKHIFRGYDAGAVDYMFKPLDPDILRSKVDVFLRLYRQRRTLEDKTRELDAKVHELEELRRQLERSNALLERLSAIDGLTGIYNRRRFDEVLDMEWRRAQRNKTPIALIFVDLDCFKNYNDHYGHLAGDDCLRHAAEVMSSVLKRPSDTMARYGGEEFAAILPGTTAKDAAALAEQMRAGVQALDMDHACSFVTHCVTVSMGVASIIPERGAQPSTLVAAADTALYEAKQTGRNRVIIHPDAAA
- a CDS encoding amino acid ABC transporter ATP-binding protein — encoded protein: MIDIRGLHKYFGDNHVLRGVDMRVDQSEVVVVIGASGSGKSTLLRCVNKLEDFQQGAVHIHGKPLPDNERALNRMRTRVGMVFQHFNLFPHMTVLGNVMEGPVQVKGVPRAQARETGLAYLDKVGLADKVDAYPGQLSGGQKQRVAIARALAMEPDAMLFDEPTSALDPELVGEVLGVMRQLATEGMTMMVVTHEMGFAREVADRVYFMDQGVVVEQGPPERIFENPEQPRTREFLAQIL